One Saccharomyces eubayanus strain FM1318 chromosome VIII, whole genome shotgun sequence genomic window carries:
- the ISW2 gene encoding DNA translocase yields the protein MTTHQEEDQVHNSEDDEYQSSVESPSDASDSDSGYNNDGGNIDQSEDLSGKEAYTVADRPPEYWAQRKKKFVLDVDPKYAKQRDKSDTYKRFKYLLGVTDLFRHFIGMKAKHDKNIQKLLKHLDSDSNKLSKSQNDINSSSRHHRKTEKEEDAELMADEEDEIVDEYQEDIFVSESPSFVKSGKLRDYQVQGLNWLISLHENKLSGILADEMGLGKTLQTISFLGYLRYVKQIEGPFLIIVPKSTLDNWRREFLKWTPNVNVLVLHGDKDTRASIVRNIILQARFDVLITSYEMVIREKNALKRLAWQYIVIDEAHRIKNEQSALSQIIRLFYSKNRLLITGTPLQNNLHELWALLNFLLPDIFGDSAIFDDWFEQNNSEQDQEIVVQQLHSVLNPFLLRRVKADVEKSLLPKIETNVYVGMTDMQIQWYKSLLEKDIDAVNGAVGKREGKTRLLNIVMQLRKCCNHPYLFEGAEPGPPYTTDEHLIFNAGKMIILDKLLKRLKEKGSRVLIFSQMSRLLDILEDYCYFRDFEYCRIDGSTSHEERIEAIDDFNEPDSEKFVFLLTTRAGGLGINLVTADTVVLFDSDWNPQADLQAMDRAHRIGQKKQVHVYRFVTENAIEEKVIERAAQKLRLDQLVIQQGTGKKTTSLGNSKDDLLDMIQFGAKNMFEKEASKITVDADIDDILKKGEQKTQKLNAKYQSLGLDDLQKFNGIENQSAYEWNGKSFQKKSEDKVAEWINPSRRERRREQTTYSVDDYYKEIIGGGSKSATKQTPQPKAPRAPKVIHGQDFQFFPKELNALQEKEQLAFKRKVNYKVSSYDITGNTPNEGSDAEEEDDEYVDTGDPEGRAAHEELKKKIQEEQEKIDSAPDFTEEDELEKQRLISQAFSNWNKRDFMSFINACCKYGRDDLENIKISIDSKAPEEVEDYAKVFWERLKEINGWEKYLHNVELGEKKNEKLRFQETLLRQKIEQCKHPLHELVIQYPPNNARRTYNTLEDKFLLLAVNKYGLRADKLYDKIKQEIMMSDLFTFDWFIRTRTVHELSKRVHTLLTLIVREYEQPDANKKKRSRTTATREDTPLSQNESTRASTVPNIPLAIVPNQKEISNHVDKKPKVEQEV from the coding sequence ATGACGACCCATCAGGAGGAAGATCAAGTACATAACTCCGAAGATGACGAATACCAATCCTCGGTAGAGAGTCCGTCCGACGCATCTGACTCGGATTCAGGCTATAACAATGATGGCGGTAATATCGACCAAAGTGAAGACTTATCCGGTAAAGAAGCATATACAGTTGCAGATAGACCTCCGGAATATTGGGCtcagaggaagaaaaagttcGTGTTAGACGTAGACCCAAAATACGCCAAACAAAGAGATAAGTCCGATACGTACAAACGGtttaaatatttattgGGTGTCACCGACCTTTTCCGTCATTTTATTGGTATGAAGGCAAAGCATGACAAAaacattcaaaaactcttgAAACACCTCGATTCTGATTCAAATAAGCTCTCCAAATCACAAAACGACatcaattcttcttcacgTCATCAtagaaaaacagaaaaggaGGAAGATGCTGAATTGATGgctgacgaagaagacgagaTTGTAGATGAATACCAAGAAGACATATTCGTCTCTGAATCTCCATCTTTTGTCAAATCGGGGAAATTGAGAGACTATCAAGTGCAAGGGTTGAACTGGCTAATTTCACTGCATGAAAACAAACTATCCGGTATCTTAGCAGATGAAATGGGGTTGGGTAAAACTTTACAGACAATTTCGTTCCTGGGCTATCTAAGATACGTTAAACAAATTGAGGGCCCTTTTTTGATTATAGTGCCGAAATCGACGTTAGATAATTGGAGACGAGAATTTCTCAAATGGACTCCAAACGTTAATGTTCTTGTATTACACGGGGATAAAGATACAAGAGCTAGTATAGTGCGTAACATCATATTACAAGCTAGGTTCGATGTATTGATTACATCTTACGAAATGGTCattagagaaaaaaatgcctTGAAAAGATTGGCTTGGCAATATATTGTTATCGATGAAGCTCACAGAATTAAAAACGAACAAAGTGCTCTATCTCAAATAATTAGATTGTTTTACTCCAAAAATAGACTATTAATCACGGGTACACCTTTACAGAACAACCTTCATGAATTATGGGCTCTACTGAACTTCCTATTACCTGATATATTTGGAGATTCCGCAATATTCGACGATTGgtttgaacaaaacaattcagagcaagatcaagaaattgTAGTCCAGCAACTGCACTCTGTGTTAAACCCTTTCCTACTAAGAAGAGTGAAGGcagatgttgaaaaatcgCTATTACCTAAAATCGAAACGAACGTTTATGTTGGAATGACGGATATGCAAATCCAATGGTACAAATCGCTGTTGGAAAAGGACATCGACGCCGTTAATGGTGCTGTTGGGAAAAGAGAGGGGAAAACAAGATTACTGAATATTGTCATGCAACTGAGGAAGTGCTGTAATCATCCGTATCTTTTTGAAGGTGCAGAACCTGGTCCACCATATACTACAGATGAacatttaatttttaatgCCGGCAAAATGATCATATTGGATAAATTACTTAAACGgttaaaggaaaagggtTCTCGTGTGTTGATTTTTAGTCAAATGTCAAGGCTGttggatattttggaagattattgttatttcagagattttgaatattgTAGAATTGATGGTTCTACTAGCCACGAAGAACGTATAGAGGCTATTGATGATTTTAATGAACCAGATTCTGAAAAGTTCGTCTTTTTGTTAACTACACGTGCTGGTGGTCTAGGTATCAACCTTGTGACAGCTGACACCGTTGTACTTTTTGATTCTGATTGGAACCCTCAAGCTGACTTACAAGCAATGGATAGAGCACATAGAATCggccaaaagaaacaagttCACGTTTACAGATTTGTCACAGAAAATGCTATCGAGGAAAAAGTTATTGAACGTGCTGCACAGAAATTAAGATTAGACCAATTGGTTATTCAACAGGGTACCGGCAAGAAAACCACATCTCTGGGTAATTCAAAAGACGATCTTTTAGATATGATTCAGTTTGGCGCTAAAAACATGTTTGAGAAGGAAGCAAGCAAAATTACTGTTGATGCAGATATTGAtgatatcttgaaaaagggAGAACAAAAGACCCAAAAGTTAAATGCCAAATACCAAAGTTTAGGGCTTGATGACCTACAAAAATTCAATGGGATAGAAAACCAATCCGCTTATGAATGGAACGGTaaaagtttccaaaaaaaatcggaGGACAAAGTTGCAGAATGGATTAATCCGTCTCGAAgggaaagaagaagagaacaGACGACGTATTCGGTCGACGACTACTATAAGGAGATTATTGGTGGCGGATCTAAATCAGCAACTAAGCAAACTCCACAACCTAAAGCGCCACGTGCCCCGAAGGTTATCCATGGTCAGgattttcagtttttccCCAAAGAATTGAACGCTctacaagaaaaggaacaacTTGCATTTAAGAGGAAGGTTAATTACAAGGTATCCTCCTATGATATTACAGGAAATACCCCTAATGAAGGCAGtgatgctgaagaagaagatgacgaatATGTAGATACAGGGGATCCAGAAGGTCGTGCAGCCCATGAagaacttaaaaaaaaaattcaagaggagcaagaaaagatcGATTCAGCACCTGATTTtacagaagaagatgaattagaaaagCAAAGGCTAATATCACAAGCATTTAGTAATTGGAATAAAAGAGATTTCATGTCGTTCATCAATGCCTGTTGCAAATATGGTAGAGATGATTTGGAGAATATCAAGATATCTATAGATTCTAAGGCACCAGAGGAGGTTGAAGATTATGCGAAAGTATTCTGGGAAAGGCTGAAGGAAATCAATGGTTGggaaaaatatttacaTAACGTCGAACTTggcgaaaaaaagaatgaaaagcTAAGATTCCAAGAAACTTTATTGAGGCAGAAAATTGAACAGTGCAAACATCCGTTGCATGAGCTAGTAATACAATATCCCCCAAACAATGCAAGGAGAACTTATAATACATTGGAGGAcaaatttttgttattggcGGTAAACAAATATGGGCTGCGTGCTGATAAACTATACGACAAAATAAAGCAAGAAATTATGATGAGTGACCTATTTACTTTTGACTGGTTTATCAGAACGAGAACAGTGCATGAACTATCAAAGAGAGTGCATACGCTTCTAACTTTAATTGTAAGAGAGTACGAACAACCAGACgcaaacaagaagaaaagaagtaGAACCACCGCAACTAGAGAAGATACTCCTCTATCTCAAAATGAAAGTACCAGAGCCTCTACGGTACCAAATATTCCATTAGCAATTGTACCGAatcaaaaggaaataaGCAATCACGTTGACAAAAAGCCCAAAGTAGAGCAAGAAGTATGA
- the BIL1 gene encoding Bil1p, with the protein MSTEKLETSEEPQAPLANTSETNLVKEDSENVVTVFDLASEIEKSLKDVQRQMKENDDEFSRSIQAIEERLNRLSQ; encoded by the coding sequence ATGAGTActgaaaaactggaaacTTCTGAAGAGCCACAAGCTCCTTTGGCCAATACTTCTGAGACTAATTTAGTAAAGGAAGACTCCGAGAATGTTGTCACTGTATTTGACCTCGCAAGTGAAATagaaaaatcattgaaGGACGTACAAAGgcaaatgaaagaaaatgatgacGAGTTTTCACGAAGTATACAGgcaattgaagaaagacTTAACAGATTGAGTCAGTGA
- the RRG7 gene encoding Rrg7p — protein sequence MIRNYLGRRWLNNSAIQAYIEQNSAVAHSTVFQGNLYEYTVMRELSEKLRMTKLEKVGGAHDGGVDVKGSWPVDYIYAKTSLVMGNLETTNTIKRTHSQNGFVLKPLKYRIIDNTFTPLKVLVQCKAFTKSKLAPKEFRELVGTFISLVSNSQRNKTVCIMCSPHLLTKDTLKLINNIALPMIYLRIEMLKESGEGKFDLINSGRLVNYYENSYASTLLQDCNIPAWLKLGIYKSSDFGLQK from the coding sequence ATGATAAGAAACTATCTAGGACGAAGATGGCTCAATAATTCAGCAATTCAAGCATACATCGAACAAAATTCTGCTGTCGCTCATTCGACGGTTTTCCAAGGAAATCTCTATGAGTATACGGTGATGAGAGAACTATCTGAAAAATTGCGAATGACTAAATTAGAGAAAGTTGGTGGCGCCCATGATGGGGGAGTAGATGTGAAGGGGAGCTGGCCAGTAGATTACATTTATGCGAAAACCTCATTGGTGATGGGCAATTTAGAAACAACTAATACTATAAAGAGAACGCACTCCCAAAATGGTTTCGTTTTAAAACCATTGAAGTATAGAATAATTGATAATACTTTTACACCCTTGAAAGTACTGGTCCAATGTAAAGCCTTCACTAAATCAAAGCTGGCCCCGAAAGAATTCCGTGAATTAGTAGGAACATTCATCTCACTGGTATCCAATAGCCAGCGCAATAAAACTGTCTGTATTATGTGCTCTCCTCATTTGCTTACAAAAGATACTCTGAAACTTATCAATAATATTGCGCTACCTATGATATATTTGCGGATCGAAATGCTGAAAGAGAGCGGCGAAGGGAAGTTTGACTTGATCAATTCAGGAAGATTGGTCAACTACTATGAAAACTCATACGCCTCAACTTTATTACAAGATTGCAATATTCCCGCATGGCTAAAACTAGGCATATACAAGAGTAGTGATTTCGGTTTGcagaagtga
- the MCH5 gene encoding riboflavin transporter: MSSGNLSPKDTIVPEEQTAQLRQSDLDEDSINYNLEEDEIVPLXTITSYASTLVSAKEYSKKTDDKVTDIESQPNWGETTSRAHDSDNEKEDTEDEADSFPEGGAKAWVVTFGCFMGLIACFGLLNSTGVMESHLQDNQLAKESVSTIGWLFSIFLFVCFASCIISGTYFDRNGFRTIMIVGTLFHVAGLFATANSTKYWHFILSFAVVCGFGNGIVLSPLVSVPAHYFFKRRGTALAVATIGGSVGGVVFPIMLRSFFSMKSDTDPNYGFVWGIRTLGFLDLALLTISIILAKERLPHAIEESKDGESRLRYTIRVYIVQCFDAKAFLDMKYLFCVLGTVFGELSINSAITYYGSYATSHGISANDAYTLIMIINVCGIPGRWLPGYLSDKFGRFNVAIATLLALFIVMFVGWLPFGTNLTNMYVISALYGFCSGSVFSLLPVCCGQISKTEEFGKRYSTMYFVVAFGTLVGIPITGAIISNKTTADYQHYIIFCGLATFVSAVCYIISRAYCVGFKWVRF; this comes from the coding sequence ATGAGCTCCGGAAACTTGTCACCTAAAGATACTATTGTTCCAGAAGAACAAACAGCTCAACTGCGGCAATCTGACCTGGACGAAGACAGCATTAACTATAATCTGGAAGAGGATGAAATAGTACCTCTTRAGACAATCACTTCATATGCGTCGACCTTGGTATCAGCAAAGGAGTATTCCAAAAAGACAGACGATAAAGTTACAGACATTGAAAGCCAACCAAATTGGGGAGAAACTACTTCGAGGGCTCACGACAGtgacaatgaaaaagaggACACTGAAGATGAGGCTGATAGTTTCCCTGAAGGGGGGGCTAAGGCTTGGGTCGTTACGTTTGGTTGTTTCATGGGATTAATTGCATGCTTCGGCCTATTAAATTCAACAGGTGTCATGGAAAGTCATCTGCAAGACAATCAATTGGCTAAAGAAAGTGTTTCCACCATTGGTTGGTTATTCTctatatttctttttgtctgcTTTGCTTCGTGCATCATAAGTGGTACTTACTTCGACAGAAATGGCTTTAGAACCATCATGATTGTAGGGACTCTCTTCCATGTGGCCGGTTTGTTTGCCACTGCTAACTCCACCAAATACTGGCACTTTATACTATCCTTCGCTGTTGTCTGTGGGTTCGGTAACGGTATCGTGCTAAGTCCCTTAGTGAGTGTCCCTGcccattattttttcaaaagacgTGGTACTGCTTTGGCGGTAGCCACCATCGGTGGTAGTGTAGGCGGTGTCGTTTTTCCAATCATGTTGCGTAGCTTCTTCTCCATGAAGTCAGACACTGACCCAAATTACGGGTTTGTTTGGGGAATTAGAACATTGGgatttttggatttggcTTTGTTAACCATTTCAATTATCTTAGCCAAGGAAAGGTTGCCACACGCTATTGAAGAGTCTAAAGATGGGGAATCACGATTGAGATACACCATTAGAGTTTATATCGTACAATGCTTTGATGCGAAAGCCTTCCTTGACATGaaatatttgttttgtgtTCTAGGAACGGTATTTGGTGAATTGTCTATAAACTCAGCTATCACATATTATGGTTCATACGCTACCAGCCATGGGATTTCAGCAAATGATGCCTACACGTTGATTATGATTATAAACGTGTGTGGTATCCCTGGGAGATGGTTGCCTGGTTATTTGAGTGACAAGTTCGGTAGATTTAACGTCGCCATTGCAACTTTGCTTGCACTGTTTATCGTCATGTTTGTTGGTTGGTTACCATTTGGTACCAACCTAACCAACATGTACGTTATCAGTGCCTTATATGGATTCTGTTCTGGAAGTGTCTTTTCCTTACTTCCTGTCTGCTGTGGACAAATCTCTAAGACAGAGGAATTCGGTAAACGTTACTCTACAATGTACTTTGTTGTCGCTTTCGGTACACTGGTTGGTATTCCAATCACAGGCGCTATCATCTCTAACAAAACCACAGCAGATTATCAACACTACATCATTTTTTGTGGTTTAGCAACCTTTGTCAGCGCTGTCTGTTATATAATTTCGAGAGCATACTGCGTTGGTTTCAAATGGGTCAGATTTTAA
- the SLY41 gene encoding Sly41p — translation MIQTQSTATKRHNSIHKNLFDPSLYQIPEPPRGVYQHQKKEYAREASSNHVLGQDFTSIKEKFIQLFPHGIQGYLPDVDIRIIVICFIWYVTSSVSSNLSKTILRTFNHPIALTELQFLFSAIMCVAFASIVNLFRTPRLRHTEFSKALNNFPEGILPEYLNGDFQNSILRRFLIPSKLVFLTTFPMGIFQFIGHITSHKAVSLIPVSLVHSVKALSPIMTVGYYKVFEHRYYNPMTYYTLLLLVFGVMITCWSTHGRKRVSDKNGSFILNGLFFAFISMAIFVSQNIFAKNILTIRRKMTLLPSSSTDDLTSNEKQVGSNRVRYSPLQVDKITILFYCSCTGFLLTLGPFLTNELVHGGSVINDLTMKTVWLVVIHGIAHFFQAMLAFQLIGSLSSVNYSVANIMKRIVVISVAIFWETKVNFIQVFGVILTVVGLYGYDKWGLSKKNGRQA, via the coding sequence ATGATTCAAACCCAAAGTACAGCGACCAAACGACACAACTCCATCCATAAAAACCTCTTTGATCCATCACTGTACCAAATACCAGAACCTCCACGTGGTGTTTACCAACAccagaaaaaagaatacgCTAGGGAAGCATCTAGCAATCACGTTTTGGGTCAAGATTTTACCAgcataaaggaaaaatttatCCAGTTGTTTCCTCATGGCATACAAGGATACTTGCCCGATGTTGATATCAGGATAATTGTGATATGCTTTATATGGTACGTCACATCTTCTGTTTCAAGCAACCTATCCAAAACTATTTTAAGAACTTTCAATCATCCAATAGCACTCACCGAATTacaattccttttcagtGCCATTATGTGTGTGGCATTTGCTTCTATCGTGAATTTGTTTCGAACACCTCGATTAAGGCATACtgagttttcaaaagcattGAACAATTTCCCTGAGGGAATTCTTCCAGAATACCTGAATGGTGATTTCCAGAATTCTATACTACGCAGGTTTCTCATTCCTTCAAAACTAGTCTTTTTGACTACGTTTCCTATGGGAATATTTCAATTTATTGGTCACATTACGTCGCATAAGGCAGTCTCGTTGATACCAGTATCATTAGTACATTCAGTAAAGGCACTATCGCCGATAATGACCGTGGGATActataaagtttttgaacatCGCTACTACAATCCCATGACATATTATACGCTATTGCTTTTGGTTTTCGGCGTCATGATAACTTGCTGGTCAACCCACGGACGTAAGAGAGTCTCAGACAAAAACGGTAGCTTCATATTGAATGGGTTATTTTTCGCATTTATATCCATGGCGATATTTGTGTCACAGAATATCTTTGCTAAGAATATATTGACCATAAGGAGGAAGATGACGCTTCTACCGTCTTCTTCGACTGATGATCTCACATCGAACGAAAAACAGGTAGGTTCAAACAGAGTAAGATATTCACCACTACAAGTGGATAAGATAACCATATTATTTTACTGCTCGTGCACAGGGTTTTTGTTGACGCTAGGACCTTTCTTGACGAACGAACTAGTTCATGGTGGTTCTGTCATCAACGACTTGACCATGAAAACGGTGTGGCTTGTAGTGATTCATGGTATAgcgcatttttttcaagccATGCTTGCATTTCAATTGATCGGATCACTTTCTTCCGTCAATTATTCTGTAGCGAACATCATGAAGAGGATCGTCGTCATATCCGTCGCAATATTTTGGGAGACAAAAGTGAATTTCATTCAGGTGTTTGGTGTGATTTTAACAGTTGTTGGGTTGTACGGTTACGACAAATGGGGGCTCtccaaaaagaatggaCGCCAAGCATAA
- the SNU66 gene encoding U4/U6-U5 snRNP complex subunit SNU66, translated as MNKEVSLSIEETNVIRAKLGLKPIPVGEENDVGNESLSVEETNRRRVSLGLKPMVSQASTHSSPTTVHITAKADALREKITKFQKTNIPLREAQIFEEPGANHDCSWLNNVNATATSILKEPKTQKGFSQGEGKAKEGEDADLHNVRVSYNIKELGSKAGTILTLKESSIFDEADSDVLENEKLAQETTDREKIRLRQMNRDRKQKRMNLNVSSLDIEEEEKDSLTDIPLTIGAEQGIMNMPTTKSPKLLTGKIKVNFDEMNNISDEDGGDFKPVKIRKRKXKDSKSSKVRKINIAPKMEAVKLIDEDESLSWMGEEQPVTIINSTPSLEKNLKSAEQLAEEFERARNEEKQRTQDVKKMRESSNNLVIDEKTIFLDTLDLTFLDESATTNEEVVDENGEANVENLAGENFKEIESNNKRSGSVEDKLKNEDSERSKNDVPDFFSGLASTLGFLRKKNVFITEDDVSKARKEAEVGSLKREQANESKLTGKKVRTGNADITNTYTEGSTYRPKQFDNNESPNRVSEIQSKRLNHYDPDVQLVYKDEKGNQLTTKEAYKKLSQKFHGTKSNKKKKAKMQSRIEARKSAFDIDGAALFDDN; from the coding sequence ATGAATAAGGAAGTAAGCCTTTCTATTGAGGAGACAAATGTCATACGGGCAAAATTAGGTCTAAAGCCTATCCCGGTCGGGGAAGAGAACGACGTGGGCAATGAATCATTGTCAGTGGAAGAAACAAACAGGCGAAGAGTTTCTCTTGGGTTGAAGCCTATGGTCTCTCAAGCAAGTACACACAGCTCCCCCACTACTGTTCATATTACCGCTAAGGCAGATGCACTTCGAGAGAAAATAAcgaagtttcaaaagactAACATACCTTTAAGAGAGGCGcagatttttgaagagcCTGGAGCCAATCACGACTGCTCGTGGCTGAATAATGTGAATGCCACTGCGACCTCAATATTAAAGGAACCCAAGACTCAGAAAGGATTTTCCCAAGGTGAAGGTAAAGCGAAAGAGGGTGAAGATGCCGATCTGCATAATGTTCGAGTATCGTATAATATTAAGGAACTTGGTTCAAAAGCGGGAACTATTTTAACTTTGAAGGAGAGCAGTATTTTTGATGAGGCTGATTCCGATGTGTTGGAGAATGAAAAGCTTGCCCAGGAAACAACTGatagagaaaaaatacgATTACGACAAATGAATAGAGatagaaaacaaaagaggaTGAATTTAAACGTTTCCAGTTTagatattgaagaagaggagaaaGACTCGCTCACAGACATTCCTCTAACGATTGGAGCAGAACAGGGAATCATGAACATGCCAACAACTAAATCTCCAAAACTGCTAAcaggaaaaataaaagtaaattttgatgaaatgaATAATATTTCAGACGAAGATGGTGGAGACTTTAAGCCGGTAAAGATAAGAAAACGCAAARTCAAGGACTCAAAATCAAGTAAAGTGAGGAAGATAAATATCGCTCCTAAAATGGAAGCTGTTAAACTAATAGACGAAGATGAGAGCTTGTCTTGGATGGGCGAGGAACAACCAGTGACCATAATAAACTCAACCCCAAGCTTGGAGAAGAATCTGAAAAGTGCAGAACAACTTGCcgaagaatttgaaaggGCAAGAAATGAAGAGAAGCAACGTACTCAagatgtaaaaaaaatgcgcGAAAGCTCCAACAACCTTGTTATTGACGAAAAGACAATTTTCCTAGACACCCTGGACTTGACATTTCTTGATGAGAGTGCTACTACTAACGAAGAAGTAGTAGATGAAAATGGAGAGGCAAATGTTGAAAATCTCGCTGGTGAAAATTTTAAGGAGATAGAAAGCAATAATAAACGTTCTGGATCGGTTGAGgataaattaaaaaatgagGATAGTGAAAGGTCAAAGAATGATGTACctgattttttctctgGTCTTGCATCAACACTAGGATTCCTCCGAAAGAAAAACGTTTTTATTACAGAAGACGACGTCtcaaaagcaagaaaagaggCTGAGGTTGGAAGTTTAAAACGAGAACAAGCCAATGAGTCTAAGTTAACTGGAAAGAAGGTCAGGACCGGAAACGCAGACATCACTAATACTTATACAGAAGGAAGTACATATAGACCCAAGCAATTTGACAATAACGAGAGTCCAAACAGAGTCTCCGAAATTCAATCGAAAAGACTTAACCATTATGATCCTGATGTACAACTTGTTTACAAAGATGAGAAAGGAAACCAACTGACTACCAAGGAGgcatataaaaaattatcacAGAAGTTCCATGGCACCAAAAgtaacaagaagaagaaagcaaaaatgcAATCTCGAATCGAAGCGAGGAAAAGTGCTTTTGATATTGATGGCGCTGCTTTATTTGATGATAATTAA
- the NOP58 gene encoding RNA-processing protein NOP58, with the protein MAYVLTETSAGYALLKASDKKIYKSSSLIQDLDSSDKVLKEFKIAAFSKFNSAANALEEANSIIDGKVSSQLEKLLEEIKKDKKSTLIVSETKLANAINKLGLNFNVVSDAVTLDIYRAVKEYLPELLPGMSDNDLSKMSLGLAHSIGRHKLKFSADKVDVMIIQAIALLDDLDKELNTYAMRCKEWYGWHFPELAKIVTDSVAYARIILTMGIRSKASETDLSEILPEEIEERVKTAAEVSMGTEITQTDLDNINALAEQIVDFAAYREQLSNYLSARMKAIAPNLTQLVGELVGARLIAHSGSLISLAKSPASTIQILGAEKALFRALKTKHDTPKYGLLYHASLVGQATGKNKGKIARVLAAKAAVSLRYDALAEDRDDSGDIGLESRAKVENRLSQLEGRDLRTTPKVVREAKKVEMTEARAYNADADTATTAKADSDSDSDSDSDDEEEVKEEKKKEKKEKKDKKRKRDEDEESKDSKKSKKDKKEKKEKKEKKEKKEKKEKKSKKEKKEKK; encoded by the coding sequence ATGGCTTATGTTTTAACTGAAACCTCTGCTGGTTATGCTCTTTTGAAAGCCTCTGATAAGAAAATCTACAAATCTTCAAGCTTGATTCAAGATTTGGATAGCTCTGACAAAGTCTTGAAGGAGTTCAAGATTGCTGCTTTTTCTAAATTCAACTCTGCAGCTAACGCTTTAGAAGAAGCTAACTCCATTATTGATGGTAAAGTATCCTCCCAATtagaaaaacttttggaagaaattaaaaaggataaaaagTCAACCTTGATTGTCAGTGAAACCAAGTTGGCAAATGCTATTAACAAGTTGGGCTTAAACTTCAACGTTGTTTCCGATGCCGTTACTTTAGACATCTACAGAGCAGTTAAAGAATACTTGCCAGAGTTATTGCCAGGTATGTCAGACAATGATTTAAGTAAGATGTCATTGGGTTTAGCCCATTCCATCGGTCGTCACAAGTTGAAGTTTTCAGCTGACAAAGTTGATGTTATGATTATCCAAGCCATTGCCTTATTGGATGATTTAGACAAAGAATTAAACACATACGCCATGAGATGTAAGGAATGGTACGGGTGGCATTTCCCTGAACTAGCTAAGATTGTCACTGACTCTGTTGCTTACGCTAGAATCATCTTAACAATGGGTATTAGATCCAAGGCTTCTGAAACTGATTTAAGTGAAATCTTaccagaagaaattgaagaacgTGTTAAGACCGCTGCCGAAGTTTCCATGGGTACTGAAATCACTCAAACAGATTTAGACAACATTAACGCTTTAGCTGAACAAATCGTTGATTTTGCTGCTTACAGAGAACAATTGTCTAACTACTTGTCCGCAAGAATGAAGGCCATTGCTCCAAATCTAACCCAATTGGTTGGTGAATTAGTCGGTGCTAGACTTATCGCTCACTCTGGTTCTCTAATTTCCCTTGCTAAATCTCCAGCTTCTACCATTCAAATATTAGGTGCCGAAAAGGCTTTATTCAGAGCTTTGAAGACCAAGCACGATACACCAAAGTATGGTTTGCTATACCATGCTTCTCTAGTCGGTCAAGCCACCGGTAAGAACAAGGGTAAGATTGCAAGAGTTTTGGCTGCCAAGGCCGCTGTCTCATTGCGTTACGATGCTTTAGCTGAAGATAGAGACGATTCTGGTGACATTGGTCTAGAATCAAGAGCTAAGGTAGAAAACAGACTATCCCAATTAGAAGGCAGAGATTTGAGAACCACTCCAAAGGTTGTCCGTGAAGCCAAGAAGGTAGAAATGACAGAAGCTAGAGCTTACAATGCTGATGCTGACACAGCTACCACTGCCAAGGCTGATTCCGATTCCGACTCCGACTCTGACtctgatgacgaagaagaagtaaaggaggaaaagaagaaggaaaagaaagaaaagaaggataaaaagagaaagagagacgaagatgaagaatcTAAGGattccaaaaaatcaaagaaagacaagaaggaaaagaaggagaagaaggaaaagaaggaaaagaaagagaagaaggaaaagaagtctaagaaagagaagaaagaaaagaaatga